The DNA window GTTCCGTTGGCACCGAGAATCAGTACCGATATGTCAGCGGGGGCCACAAGCTCCGCCAGATGCAACGCCTCACGCGCCTTCGCGCTGTCACGCTTGAAAAGCCGTTCAAGCGAATGCTGTATGGTCACGGCCGGATGTACCAGTTCCTTCACAACTTCGAACAGTCGCTCCCTATGTACCGGCTTGGGAAGATAGTCCTGCGCGCCCATCTTTATGGCTTTGACAGCATCGGGATATGAGGCGTATTCCGTCATGATTACGACCGGAATTCCGGGTTTCTCTTTCTTCAGCCATGCAAGTAATGACAGGCCATCCCCTTCGGGCAGGCGTACATCAGAGAGTATCAGGTCAAAATCCACTTTGCGTATATGCCTGCGTGCCACGACGGCATCTATTGCTGTCGTGACTTCATACCCCTCGCGTGCGAGCCAGTCCTTCTGCATCTGGGATAGGGTCACGTTGTCCTCAACTATCAGTATTCTGCTCTTCATCCCTTATCGTCTTCAGTTCTTCGTTTATATTCTCAATCAGATTCTCCATTGCCGTAATCACACCGGCGGCGGTTTTCTTGATGTCCGCAGGTGTAGAATTCCTGTCCCACAGAGATTTCCTCAACGGTTGCAGGCAGCTTTCAATACCGAGCATTTCCCATACGGGCTTAATCCTGTGTAGTATGGCCGAAACGCCATTCCTGTCGTCATGCCCAATATTCTTTTTCAGGACAGCTATCTCTGTGGAAGTCGATTCCGAAAGTCCCTTCAATATCTTTACCGGCTCGGTCACGTTTTTAACGAGCGGTGAAAAGTCAATCCGTACATCATCCGGGACCATAGGTTTCTCCATTACCATTGATATCCGTTCAAGCAGTTCCTGCATCGAGAATGGCTTGAAGATGCATCCGGAGAATCCGCGTTTTAACAGAGGTTTGCTATCGTCATCGTCCCTGGCGGTCATTGCCACTATGGGGATTGTCCTTGAATTGCCGATATTTGACTTGCGCAACAGTTCGATCAATGCGAACCCGTTGGTGCCTGGCATATTTATGTCCGTAAGTATTAAGTCGAAATCTCGTTTACGCATCGCCTTTACCACATCCGAGGCTGTGGCACATACGGCACAAGAGACAGCGTTGCGCTCAAGCATCTCGCTTACGATATCACGCTGTAGCGGGTCGTCATCGATTACTATCACGTTATGCGGTAGGCGCGATACACCGGCAGGCTTTGCTTCCGGGATATCGGCCGGCTCTATATTTCCGGTGAGTTCAAGCGGAACGGTTACATGAAAGGTTGTGCCTTTGCCGACATTGCTTACCACATCAATAGTTCCTCCGAGCATGGATACCAGTCCCTTGGTAATGGAAAGTCCGAGTCCGAACCCTTCGACATGCTCCACGTTGTCGGCTCGCTCGAACGGCCTGAATATGCGGTCTAAGGTTTCCTCAGACATCCCGATGCCCGTGTCGCTGATATCCATCACCAACTGTCCGCCTTCGTATGAGGCTGCGATTCCAACGGAACCGGACTGTGTGAATTTTACGGCATTCGAAAGCAGGTTGTCGACAATCTGTTCTATTCGGTCCTCATCTCCTATTACGGTAACGTCAATAACCCTGTAATCATACTTGAAAAGCAGCCCCTTGTCATTGATTATCTGCGCCGCACCGACGGCTATCCTGTCAAGCAGCACGTTCAGTCTGAACGGGACATTGTTCGGTGTTTCCTTAGCTTCGTTTAGCCGGTAAACATCAAGCAGGTTGTTGAGAAGGTGCACCACGTGCCGGCAAAGGTATCGTGCATTGTTCAGATAGCCATCGCGTTTCTTCTTGTCACGGGTGTCGATGGCGAGTTCTGCACTCCCGCTGATGACGTTGAGCGGACCGCGTATGTCATGGGATATCGTGAGGATGATTTTCTTGCGCATTTCAAGCAGCGACCGGTTCTGCCGTATGCTTTCCTCAAGTTTTTTCTTGTTCCGGTCTCTTCGCTGCATATCGCGGTGTATTATGACAAAAGAAACGAACAGCATCAGTAAGGTAATGGCTGTTAGTACACCTATATCACGATATGATTCTTCACGGGTAGCTGCAATCTCAAGTTCCTGCTGTCGGAGATCAGCCTGGGCCTTACCGTCAAGATAACTAATCAGATTCTGCAAGCGGATATTAAGATTTCTGTTTTGTTGTGACAGACTATCAGCCTGTGCTTTAAGTTTTTCGTTCTGCGCCCTGCGCTCAGCCATAAGACTGCGGTTGAAACTAAGTATAGTTGTCGTGGTAGATGGCTCAGGTTCTTCTTTTTTGCCGAAGATGCCGAGGAATCCCTTACGCTTCGGCTTCTTTGGCTCTTCTTTGGCAATCTGGCGAGCTATCACGGGCAGTTTGTTGGCCATCTCGTCACCGAGAGACTTTTGGCGCCGGTATATTTCTGCAAGCTGGAGCAATTTCTTCTCCTTGTCCTCAAGAAGAATACGGAGACTGTCTATGTCGGCTGCTTCCGAAATGAAAATCCGGCTGAACTCACACAGTGTGCTGTCTATATGCATACGTTCTTGACGATAATCCCCCCGTTCTGTTTCAGTCCATTCAAATGCTGTCTCGCCCATCATTGTCAACGATGTTAGGCGCATGTTCAATCGGTTAATCTCACAGCGGACATTATTGGTATTACGAGACTCTGTTTCCATAGAAACCAATGTCTGCTCCTCATTGTAATAGGCATAGCCTATGGTGGCAATCAGGATAAGTATCAGCATATAGCCTAAAACGATCGGGATTCGGGATGTATCCATATGAATAATTCATTTTAACAGCACATACCATTCGGTCATTTCTGTGAGAAACTCCTGCGGATGCTGTTTGATGTATGTGCCTATCATCGTGTAGAGTTGCCGGTCATTCCTCATCAAGGCATAGTACTCATCATCGAAGGCATCAAAGAGCTTCTCTTTATACACGTGGGCGAATCCTTCCTTCGTTCCGTCCCATACCGATTGCAGTTCATCCCGGTTGGCGGCATATTGGTTGTTGGCTCGTTTCACGACATCAGCGATCCGGTCTGCTCCAAGCTTGACAAAGGTGTCCTCGGCTTTTTGCGCACGTTCGCCACCGGAATTGTAGTAGTATTGGTTGAAACCGCCATTGATGACCTCCGCGTGCAGTTCCACCGCACACATTATGCTGTCGAACACTTCGCACTCCATGTCGCTTGCCAGTTCTTCGTCTATATATTTCCGGCAGAGTTTATCGGCAGGAAGACGCTCTATTAACTCTTCCGTTATCTGTTCGGAGCATCTTATCCTGAACAGTTTCTTTATCCATTGCATCATTGATTTCGGTTTTTATTATTACTTGAACATATTTTTTTCATTACCGTGTAAGACATATTCCGGCCTTTTATCAAGCAGTATGAACTGCGGCAACTGTTGCGCCCGCTTCCACATTGCCGGATTGTACGACCATAACACGGGAAGTTCCACTGGAGAATGCTGGAAGAAGTAACGCTTTGTTTCAAGACTTGGTAATATGGATATTATTGCTCCGTTGCCTTCCATACTCGGATGATAGCAGAAACGGAAACTCATATAGACATATCCGGGGCTTCCTTTCCGGGCGTCAATTTCAAGAGACTCCACAATCGTGTCCTCTTGTGTTTCCTCACTGTCGCTACGCTCGTCTGTTTCGGGAAGACCGCTGTCGTTGTCAAGATTTAGTTCCGGGAAATTCAATATCCCATCCACGGTTGAAAGCATGACACAGGCATTATACCGCTCATGCTTCCTTATGGATTGATCCGGTACTGTGACGCGGAGCAGCACCCAGCAGGAATCCTCCTCAATCAAAGCTTTCTCTATAGCAAATCTGACCTGCGGACGTTCCAACGGACGCAATTTTCCGTGAATGATTCAATAAGCCCTGTTACAGCCTGAATTGTTCACTTCACTCAGACAAATCCGTGAATCCTGAGCAGCACCGGTTTTGCGGATTGTGGCACATCCCGCAAATGCCAACGATAATGCCGACATCACGGTCAGCAATATTATATTTCTAAAATGATTGTTATTCATTGTTTAATGGTTAGCAGGGAGCATCGTCAGATGCTATCTTTCGTTGTTACTAATATATTTACAAATTCCAATCCGGTGAATAAACACACAATCCCAATAAGGGGATAAACAATGCCGCATAAGACAGCAAGCATATTCAATCCCCGTTCATCTCCTGTGAAGCCGTCTAAACTGACAGCTTGCAATATAAAGTTTGTAATTTGCCAATCCAATAGACTTTGGTCTATACTGATAAAGACAAGCCACAAAAAGATAGAGCAACATTCCAAGCCCAACAATAACATTATGGTTTTAGGTTGCATTGCATATAATTTATAGACCTTGTAGATTACCAGTATATCTATGATTACAAGCATACCCAAAAGACAATATTCCATAATGCCATATATTCCGAACAAACGCCCAATGCTTAAGCCACCACAAAATAATGTTATGGCTATCAGCAAAGCACTGAAAGCTGTCAATGATACTATGGATTGAACTGTTTTATTCATCGCACTAATTGTTTCTAATGGGTTGCGAATAGCTGACCGTTAGGGCAGTTCATTCGCTTGTTAATCTCTTTTCAACTCTCCCATGTTACATAATTGATTTTGCCTGTGTTGTCAGTGTTGATAACTTTGGCGTGGAACGTTGCCAGGCGTTATCACACTTTGTTATCAACTTTCTTTTTATTTTTTCTCACATCAATATAAAGCAGATCATCATGGTCTGTGATACTATACAGTTCCATATATAGCCGTTGTGTCAAAATCTCCTTATCGGTATCTTCTATTTTCTTAAATGAATATTATTGTCTCTGACTGTCCGATCTATTTCTTCGTAATCAAACATGACTTTTTGCTTTTTATTGTTGATGGTCTGGCGAGCGACAGCGTTAGGCGGTTGGCCAGTCCTTGCTACAGACGGCCGACCCGCGAGGTTTGCGGCTCAATTTCTATCAGATGCATTAAGAGGTCTTACATTACTTGGGAAATGTTTCTGCAATTTGTTTGGCAACGCGTTTTATAGCGCCTCTAATGTCTGCATGTACGCTCAATCCTAATGTAGTGTATGCGCCACGGCATGAAGCGATCGGGCGGCTGGTGAGATAATCTATGAAATTTACAGTTACGATGGTTTCTTCTTCGGACACATCGATCCCATATTTCACCATAAGCAGTTTTGACTGTTGAGCCGAGGTAAGTTCGTTTATACGCATATCGTTGACCAACTTAAGACGTGAGCCTTCTATTGCATCAAACAACTGTATTTCGTATTCCATCAGTTGGGCAGGAATGTGATAGATGTCATTGTTGATGATTGAGGCATATTCATATTTAGACAAATCTGCATTTTGCGATACAACGCTTTTAGAGGTTGTGCAGGATGATACGGCTATTCCTATAAAAAATAGGAATGAGATAATTACTCTATTCATAAATACTTATTTAGGTTCGATATGCAAATAATACTTCTCTTGCGCCGGCCCGTCTGTGCCATCTGAAAGCCGATGCAACATCAACATGCGGGTGGTTTCGTTTTCCCAATACCATTCGGCTTCCACACCTTTTTCGGGCAGACATTTGAATAGGTTTTCTTTGCCTTTGCCATCTTCTCCCTCTCCAACATTATTCTTCATCAGAGTCTTGATGGCTTTTTCCGTTGCCGGCAGAAAGTCAGCGTCAGACAACAATTTATGATTCATCGGAATGATTTGAGAATAAGGAGCGTCGTTCGTTGCAACAATGTCATATACCTTATATTCATAGTCTCTATCCAATAGACAATAGGCTGTTAGATTCTCGGGCTTCTGCAAGACGATTATGCCCCATTGAAGCCCTAAGAAATCGCGTTCGTATAGCGTCATATTGTGCGAAGTCTCATATTGCGCTTTCCCATCGCGGTAGCCTTTAAGATGGCTCTTTATCGTACCGCTCTTAAAGAAGTGCGAGCTCCATTGTGTTGAAATATGTTTTTCAACTCCTTCTGCTGTAACTCTATTTTCATACACTCTGAACGTGTGAGGAAAGTTATCCGCACTCCACACGATAGAATCGTAATAGTGTGTAAACTCAGGGAAGTCTATGGGTGAATATTCTCCATTCACGTCCGTGATTCGGAAGGTAATCAAATCGAGAGGCGCCGGCAACGGACTGTCAAGATGCATCAAGGGGGTGAAATCATTCATGATCATCTTGAACTTTGCCTCTTCGGGTAAAGTCTCAGGTTCGGGGTCTGTATGCCCTTCGTCTTTAAAGTTTCGGGACAAACAGATAATAGTATAAACCTTTTTTTCTCCGTCATTTGCCGAAATCCGAATCTCTTCGTATGCAGACTGAGCAT is part of the Duncaniella dubosii genome and encodes:
- a CDS encoding DMP19 family protein; this encodes MMQWIKKLFRIRCSEQITEELIERLPADKLCRKYIDEELASDMECEVFDSIMCAVELHAEVINGGFNQYYYNSGGERAQKAEDTFVKLGADRIADVVKRANNQYAANRDELQSVWDGTKEGFAHVYKEKLFDAFDDEYYALMRNDRQLYTMIGTYIKQHPQEFLTEMTEWYVLLK
- a CDS encoding ATP-binding protein; protein product: MDTSRIPIVLGYMLILILIATIGYAYYNEEQTLVSMETESRNTNNVRCEINRLNMRLTSLTMMGETAFEWTETERGDYRQERMHIDSTLCEFSRIFISEAADIDSLRILLEDKEKKLLQLAEIYRRQKSLGDEMANKLPVIARQIAKEEPKKPKRKGFLGIFGKKEEPEPSTTTTILSFNRSLMAERRAQNEKLKAQADSLSQQNRNLNIRLQNLISYLDGKAQADLRQQELEIAATREESYRDIGVLTAITLLMLFVSFVIIHRDMQRRDRNKKKLEESIRQNRSLLEMRKKIILTISHDIRGPLNVISGSAELAIDTRDKKKRDGYLNNARYLCRHVVHLLNNLLDVYRLNEAKETPNNVPFRLNVLLDRIAVGAAQIINDKGLLFKYDYRVIDVTVIGDEDRIEQIVDNLLSNAVKFTQSGSVGIAASYEGGQLVMDISDTGIGMSEETLDRIFRPFERADNVEHVEGFGLGLSITKGLVSMLGGTIDVVSNVGKGTTFHVTVPLELTGNIEPADIPEAKPAGVSRLPHNVIVIDDDPLQRDIVSEMLERNAVSCAVCATASDVVKAMRKRDFDLILTDINMPGTNGFALIELLRKSNIGNSRTIPIVAMTARDDDDSKPLLKRGFSGCIFKPFSMQELLERISMVMEKPMVPDDVRIDFSPLVKNVTEPVKILKGLSESTSTEIAVLKKNIGHDDRNGVSAILHRIKPVWEMLGIESCLQPLRKSLWDRNSTPADIKKTAAGVITAMENLIENINEELKTIRDEEQNTDS